A DNA window from Ornithinimicrobium humiphilum contains the following coding sequences:
- a CDS encoding substrate-binding domain-containing protein produces the protein MTTTRPRLSTLTAAALATTLLAACSTGNEDPAPSEAAGGDTGSSESCTIGMTQINQTAIFFTQMNEGAQEAADELGCELTIANANNDSARQASDIENFVSQGVDGIIVVAIDVNGVKPAVDAARAQGIPVVAIDAELENVDTFVGVDNLAAGAQAAEWVIEQGLADGKSYGVVDAKNSFIQNQREDSFREAIDAAGAKYTQSVNGDNVQEKAATAAQNLVTAQPNLDFVYTTGEPATVGAVAALTGTTDTVIIGWDLTKEVIAGIDSGLVHAVVQQNPKQEGVEAVREIKAILDGAEPKGFIDVPIDIVTQDNVDEYRAIFD, from the coding sequence ATGACAACGACCCGTCCCCGTCTCAGCACCCTCACCGCCGCCGCGCTCGCCACGACGCTCCTCGCCGCGTGCAGCACCGGGAACGAGGACCCCGCCCCGTCCGAGGCAGCCGGGGGTGACACCGGCTCCTCCGAGTCGTGCACCATCGGCATGACGCAGATCAACCAGACCGCGATCTTCTTCACCCAGATGAACGAGGGTGCCCAGGAGGCCGCCGACGAGCTCGGCTGCGAGCTCACCATCGCCAACGCCAACAACGACTCGGCCCGGCAGGCGAGCGACATCGAGAACTTCGTCAGCCAGGGCGTCGACGGCATCATCGTCGTCGCGATCGACGTCAACGGTGTCAAGCCGGCCGTGGACGCTGCCCGCGCCCAGGGCATCCCGGTCGTCGCCATCGACGCCGAGCTCGAGAACGTCGACACCTTCGTCGGGGTCGACAACCTCGCGGCCGGCGCGCAGGCGGCCGAGTGGGTCATCGAGCAGGGCCTGGCCGACGGCAAGAGCTATGGCGTCGTCGACGCCAAGAACTCCTTCATCCAGAACCAGCGCGAGGACAGCTTCCGGGAGGCCATCGACGCCGCCGGGGCGAAGTACACCCAGAGCGTCAACGGCGACAACGTCCAGGAGAAGGCCGCCACCGCCGCGCAGAACCTGGTGACCGCCCAGCCGAACCTCGACTTCGTCTACACCACGGGCGAGCCGGCGACCGTGGGCGCCGTGGCCGCGCTGACGGGCACCACCGACACCGTGATCATCGGCTGGGACCTCACCAAGGAGGTCATCGCCGGCATCGACAGCGGCCTGGTCCACGCCGTCGTCCAGCAGAACCCCAAGCAGGAGGGCGTCGAGGCCGTCCGTGAGATCAAGGCGATCCTCGACGGTGCCGAGCCCAAGGGCTTCATCGACGTGCCGATCGACATCGTCACCCAGGACAACGTCGACGAGTACCGCGCGATCTTCGACTGA
- a CDS encoding NADH-quinone oxidoreductase subunit B — MSTAPLPAPRVGAPVERAPRAVQVVLNWGRKYSLWVFNFGLACCAIEFISASMARHDFIRLGVIPFAPGPRQSDLMVVSGTVTDKMAPSIRRLYEQMPEPKYVISFGACSNTGGPYWDSYSVTKGVDQLIPVDVYVPGCPPRPEALLAGIVALQEQIAAETPGRARARHGARYADRPVSAGEVTRGLVAPPSAGDRPSR, encoded by the coding sequence ATGAGCACGGCCCCGCTGCCCGCCCCGCGCGTCGGTGCCCCCGTCGAGCGCGCGCCCCGGGCCGTGCAGGTCGTCCTCAACTGGGGACGCAAGTACTCCCTGTGGGTCTTCAACTTCGGCCTCGCCTGCTGCGCGATCGAGTTCATCAGCGCGTCGATGGCCCGTCACGACTTCATCCGGCTGGGCGTCATCCCGTTCGCCCCGGGCCCCCGCCAGTCCGACCTCATGGTCGTCTCCGGCACCGTCACCGACAAGATGGCGCCCTCCATCCGGCGCCTCTACGAGCAGATGCCCGAGCCGAAGTACGTCATCTCCTTCGGCGCCTGCTCCAACACCGGCGGCCCCTACTGGGACTCCTACTCGGTGACCAAGGGCGTCGACCAGCTCATCCCCGTCGACGTCTACGTCCCCGGCTGCCCGCCGCGGCCGGAGGCCCTCCTCGCCGGGATCGTCGCGCTGCAGGAGCAGATCGCCGCCGAGACGCCCGGGCGCGCCCGGGCCCGCCACGGGGCGAGGTATGCCGATCGCCCGGTCTCCGCCGGCGAGGTCACCCGGGGGCTGGTCGCGCCTCCGTCGGCCGGGGACCGCCCGTCGCGCTAG
- a CDS encoding LacI family DNA-binding transcriptional regulator, translating into MPDRRTTIKDVAAHAGVSLATASRALSGNRPMSEELRARVLASAQELNYRVNLLGRALRQQRHPVVGLSVPDLENPFFAALAEHLSRTLRGAGFELLVSSAGGSVEAEAEGVQAFLGRQVHAVVIIACDESASARTVQDASSATLTVQLDRRVDGVDAAYVGCDNRHGMDLVADHLRRQAVADSKVVFVGAGAESSSARERLQGFLAHFPGSRTMLGSFSLDWGIRAAEQLVEEGRVAGSTLVAAADIIALGLISGLRGQGYEVPGDVRVVGFDGIGPAAFAHPPLTTVRQPVEQMCTEILQLVSTGGDASGSTDGPGSSRLFWPTLVGGPSATGGPRPTEARPAPG; encoded by the coding sequence GTGCCGGACCGACGAACCACGATCAAGGACGTCGCGGCCCACGCGGGGGTGTCGCTGGCCACCGCCTCTCGCGCCCTCAGCGGCAACCGGCCGATGTCGGAGGAGCTGCGCGCCCGGGTCCTGGCGAGCGCGCAGGAGCTGAACTACCGCGTCAACCTGCTCGGTCGGGCGTTGCGTCAGCAGCGGCACCCGGTGGTCGGGCTCAGCGTGCCCGACCTGGAGAACCCGTTCTTCGCCGCACTGGCGGAGCACCTCAGCCGCACCCTCAGGGGGGCCGGCTTCGAGCTGCTGGTCAGCAGCGCAGGAGGGTCCGTCGAGGCCGAGGCGGAAGGTGTCCAGGCCTTCCTGGGCCGCCAGGTGCACGCGGTCGTGATCATCGCCTGCGACGAGTCCGCCAGCGCGCGCACGGTGCAGGACGCGTCCTCGGCCACCCTGACCGTCCAGCTGGACCGCCGGGTGGACGGCGTCGACGCCGCCTACGTCGGCTGCGACAACCGGCACGGCATGGACCTGGTCGCCGATCACCTGCGGCGCCAGGCCGTCGCGGACAGCAAGGTGGTCTTCGTGGGGGCAGGGGCCGAGTCCTCCTCCGCCCGCGAACGGCTGCAGGGATTCCTGGCCCACTTCCCCGGCTCGCGGACCATGCTGGGCAGCTTCTCGCTCGACTGGGGCATCCGGGCCGCTGAGCAGCTCGTCGAGGAGGGCCGTGTCGCCGGGAGCACGCTCGTGGCGGCCGCCGACATCATCGCGCTGGGACTGATCTCGGGCCTGCGCGGTCAGGGCTACGAGGTGCCCGGCGACGTGCGGGTCGTGGGCTTCGACGGGATCGGCCCGGCGGCCTTCGCCCACCCCCCGCTCACGACCGTGCGTCAGCCGGTCGAGCAGATGTGCACCGAGATCCTGCAGCTGGTGAGCACCGGCGGGGACGCGAGTGGGAGCACCGACGGACCGGGTAGCTCGCGGTTGTTCTGGCCGACGCTGGTGGGCGGACCTAGCGCGACGGGCGGTCCCCGGCCGACGGAGGCGCGACCAGCCCCCGGGTGA
- a CDS encoding NADH-quinone oxidoreductase subunit A — MREYLVVAAVVLAGAALVAAAMGARRLLAPADPTPGKLTTYESGVDPVGQGWQQSSVRYLVFTLLYVIFAVDAVYLFPWALVVRTELGLASLVEMAIFIGVLVVALLHVWRRGLLRWW; from the coding sequence ATGCGTGAGTACCTCGTCGTCGCCGCCGTCGTCCTGGCCGGTGCAGCCCTCGTGGCCGCCGCCATGGGCGCGCGACGCCTGCTCGCGCCCGCCGACCCCACGCCGGGCAAGCTCACGACCTACGAGTCGGGCGTCGACCCCGTGGGCCAGGGCTGGCAGCAGAGCAGCGTGCGCTACCTCGTCTTCACGCTGCTCTACGTGATCTTCGCGGTCGACGCCGTCTACCTCTTCCCGTGGGCCCTCGTGGTGCGCACCGAGCTCGGCCTCGCCTCGCTGGTCGAGATGGCGATCTTTATCGGTGTCCTCGTCGTCGCCCTCCTCCACGTGTGGCGCCGCGGCCTGCTGAGGTGGTGGTGA